The Micromonospora sp. NBC_00421 genome contains a region encoding:
- a CDS encoding family 43 glycosylhydrolase has product MPLSRKLPARMLLATGLIAAGTAVALPAEAAAAGCSVDYTVSSEWGGGFGANVAITNLGDPISSWTLTWSYGAGQQVTQAWNATVTQSGAQVTARNVSYNGTIATGANVSFGFNGSWNGSNPKPTSFTLNGTVCTGGTSTPPPTTAPPTTAPPTTPPPTTAPPTTPPPTTPPPTTPPPTTPPGQWPPSSTFTNPVIWQDFADIDILRVDDAYYYSASTMHYSPGAPVLRSYDLVNWEFAGHSVPKLDFGQKYDMTAGRGYVRGIWASFLGYRKSNKTFYWGGCIDFDKTYIYTAPSAEGPWTRHTTINSCYYDAGLLVDDNDTMYVAYGNSNISVAQLSADGKTQVRSQQVFTTPSNVGTLEGARFYKRNGSYYIFLTRPANGQYILKASSPFGPYTMQQVLLNLPGPISGGGVPHQGGLVQTQNGDWYYMGFQDAYPGGRVPVLAPVTWNSSGWPVLQLVNNTWGGSYPYPNVPRPPRQVKPMIGTDTFAGTTLGPQYEWNHNPDNTKWSVNDGLRLQTATVTNDLYSARNTLTHRIQGPRSTATIELDYSTMRDGDRSGLAMLRDQSAWIGVRRDNGATRVAVVNNLTMDSNWNTTNTGTEVAGAGISGGKIWLRINADISPGSGRQARFSYSTDGVNFTSLGPAFTLNNAWQFFMGYRFAMFNYATSSLGGAVTVRKFDLAKS; this is encoded by the coding sequence ATGCCACTGTCCAGAAAGTTGCCGGCGCGGATGTTGCTCGCCACCGGCCTGATCGCCGCCGGAACGGCTGTCGCGCTGCCCGCCGAGGCGGCGGCGGCCGGCTGTTCCGTCGACTACACCGTCTCGTCCGAGTGGGGCGGCGGCTTCGGCGCGAACGTCGCCATCACCAACCTCGGCGACCCGATCAGCAGCTGGACCCTGACCTGGTCGTACGGGGCCGGGCAGCAGGTCACCCAGGCGTGGAACGCCACAGTCACCCAGTCCGGCGCCCAGGTGACCGCGCGCAACGTCAGCTACAACGGCACCATCGCCACCGGTGCCAACGTGTCGTTCGGCTTCAACGGCTCGTGGAACGGCAGCAACCCCAAGCCGACGAGCTTCACCCTCAACGGCACGGTCTGCACCGGCGGCACGTCGACCCCGCCGCCCACCACGGCCCCGCCGACCACCGCCCCGCCGACCACGCCGCCACCGACCACCGCCCCGCCCACCACGCCCCCGCCGACCACGCCACCGCCCACCACGCCGCCGCCGACGACCCCGCCGGGCCAGTGGCCGCCGTCGTCCACCTTCACCAACCCGGTGATCTGGCAGGACTTCGCGGACATCGACATCCTGCGGGTGGACGACGCCTACTACTACTCGGCGTCGACCATGCACTACTCCCCCGGCGCGCCGGTGCTGCGCTCCTACGACCTGGTCAACTGGGAGTTCGCCGGCCACTCGGTGCCCAAGCTGGACTTCGGCCAGAAGTACGACATGACCGCCGGACGCGGTTACGTCCGGGGCATCTGGGCGTCGTTCCTGGGCTACCGCAAGAGCAACAAGACGTTCTACTGGGGCGGCTGCATCGACTTCGACAAGACCTACATCTACACCGCGCCGTCGGCCGAGGGGCCGTGGACCCGGCACACCACCATCAACAGCTGCTACTACGACGCGGGCCTGCTGGTCGACGACAACGACACCATGTACGTCGCGTACGGCAACTCGAACATCAGCGTCGCCCAGCTCTCCGCCGACGGGAAGACCCAGGTCCGGTCGCAGCAGGTGTTCACCACCCCGTCGAACGTGGGCACCCTGGAGGGGGCCCGGTTCTACAAGCGCAACGGCAGCTACTACATCTTCCTCACCCGGCCCGCCAACGGGCAGTACATCCTGAAGGCGTCCAGCCCGTTCGGGCCGTACACCATGCAACAGGTGCTGCTGAACCTGCCCGGACCCATCTCCGGCGGTGGGGTGCCGCACCAGGGCGGTCTGGTGCAGACGCAGAACGGTGACTGGTACTACATGGGCTTCCAGGACGCCTACCCCGGCGGCCGGGTGCCGGTGCTCGCCCCGGTCACCTGGAACTCCAGCGGCTGGCCCGTCCTCCAGCTGGTCAACAACACCTGGGGCGGCTCGTACCCGTACCCGAACGTGCCGCGGCCACCGCGTCAGGTGAAACCGATGATCGGCACCGACACCTTCGCCGGCACCACCCTCGGCCCGCAGTACGAGTGGAACCACAACCCGGACAACACGAAGTGGTCGGTCAACGACGGTCTACGGCTACAGACCGCGACCGTGACCAACGACCTCTACTCCGCGCGCAACACCCTGACCCACCGGATCCAGGGCCCCCGGTCCACCGCCACCATCGAGCTCGACTACTCCACGATGCGCGACGGTGACCGCTCCGGCCTGGCGATGCTGCGCGACCAGTCGGCCTGGATCGGGGTCCGCCGCGACAACGGCGCGACCCGGGTCGCCGTGGTCAACAACCTGACCATGGACAGCAACTGGAACACCACGAACACCGGCACCGAGGTCGCCGGGGCCGGCATCTCCGGCGGGAAGATCTGGCTGCGGATCAACGCGGACATCAGCCCCGGCTCCGGTCGGCAGGCCCGCTTCTCGTACAGCACCGACGGGGTGAACTTCACCTCGCTCGGCCCCGCCTTCACCCTCAACAACGCCTGGCAGTTCTTCATGGGCTACCGGTTCGCCATGTTCAACTACGCCACCAGTTCGCTCGGTGGCGCGGTGACCGTCCGGAAGTTCGACCTGGCCAAGTCGTAA
- a CDS encoding family 43 glycosylhydrolase, which produces MPATHPRWSAVPPYPSPSPTTAHPGAATDAARRPGPAPTEARRPGPAVDVPPSSPARHRPGRTRTAVLVVLAMLATVLVAAAPAGATPAVRVTNPLAAQRADPHIFRHTDGYYYLTATVPEYDRIVLRRATTLQGLSTAPETVIWRRHTSGIMGAHIWAPEIHFIDGRWYVYFAAGATDNVWAIRMYVLEGTGANPLTASWAEKGQIRTPWETFALDASTFVTNGVRYLIWAQAEPGIATNSNLYIARMANPWTLGGAPTRIAVPTLEWEMRGGVKVNEGPTVLQRNGRIFLTYSASATDANYCLGLLTASAGSDLLNPSSWVKSPQPVFTSNSATGQWGPGHNSFTVSEDGLSDILVYHDRSYRDISGDPLRDPNRRTRIQKVYWNADGTPNFGIPVPDGATPVRLRSDNLPDRFVRHWEYRARLEANVTNLADSQFRIVPGLAGGNTVSLESTNFPGYHLRHRNWEVWVERDDASSTYRADASFVQRPGLSNSAGVSFEAVNYPGQYLRHSGGLLYLRTVTDATGNAEATFVLE; this is translated from the coding sequence GTGCCCGCCACCCACCCCCGATGGTCGGCTGTCCCGCCGTACCCGTCCCCCTCCCCCACCACTGCCCACCCCGGGGCGGCTACCGACGCCGCCCGCCGTCCCGGGCCGGCCCCCACCGAAGCACGCCGTCCCGGGCCGGCGGTCGACGTCCCGCCGTCGTCCCCGGCCCGGCACCGGCCCGGCCGCACCCGGACGGCGGTGCTTGTCGTCCTGGCGATGCTGGCCACCGTGCTGGTCGCCGCGGCACCGGCCGGGGCGACCCCCGCCGTCCGGGTCACCAACCCGCTGGCCGCACAGCGCGCCGACCCGCACATCTTCCGGCACACCGACGGCTACTACTACCTCACCGCCACGGTCCCCGAGTACGACCGGATCGTGCTGCGCCGGGCCACCACCCTGCAGGGCCTGTCCACCGCCCCGGAGACCGTCATCTGGCGGCGGCACACCAGCGGGATCATGGGCGCGCACATCTGGGCGCCCGAGATCCACTTCATCGACGGCAGGTGGTACGTCTACTTCGCCGCCGGCGCGACCGACAACGTCTGGGCGATCCGGATGTACGTCCTGGAGGGCACCGGGGCGAACCCGCTGACCGCGAGCTGGGCGGAGAAGGGGCAGATCCGTACCCCCTGGGAGACCTTCGCCCTGGACGCGTCGACCTTCGTCACCAACGGCGTGCGGTACCTGATCTGGGCGCAGGCCGAACCGGGCATCGCCACCAACTCCAACCTCTACATCGCCCGGATGGCGAACCCGTGGACGCTCGGCGGCGCACCGACCCGGATCGCCGTGCCCACCCTGGAGTGGGAGATGCGCGGCGGGGTGAAGGTCAACGAGGGGCCGACGGTGCTGCAACGCAACGGCCGGATCTTCCTCACCTACTCGGCAAGCGCCACCGACGCCAACTACTGCCTCGGTCTGCTCACCGCGTCGGCCGGCAGTGACCTGCTCAACCCGTCGTCCTGGGTGAAGTCGCCGCAGCCGGTCTTCACCAGCAACTCCGCCACCGGCCAATGGGGGCCGGGGCACAACTCGTTCACCGTCTCCGAGGACGGTCTCAGTGACATCCTCGTCTACCACGACCGCAGCTACCGGGACATCAGCGGTGACCCGCTGCGCGACCCCAACCGGCGGACCCGGATCCAGAAGGTCTACTGGAACGCCGACGGCACCCCGAACTTCGGCATCCCGGTGCCGGACGGGGCCACCCCGGTCCGGCTGCGGTCGGACAACCTGCCCGACCGGTTCGTCAGGCACTGGGAGTACCGGGCCCGGCTGGAGGCGAACGTGACCAACCTGGCCGACTCCCAGTTCCGGATCGTGCCCGGCCTGGCGGGTGGCAACACGGTCTCCCTGGAGTCCACCAACTTCCCCGGCTACCACCTGCGGCACCGCAACTGGGAGGTATGGGTCGAGCGGGACGACGCCTCGTCGACGTACCGCGCCGATGCCAGCTTCGTGCAGCGACCCGGCCTGTCGAACTCCGCAGGGGTGTCGTTCGAGGCGGTCAACTACCCCGGCCAGTACCTGCGGCACAGCGGCGGCCTGCTCTATCTGCGGACCGTCACCGACGCCACAGGCAACGCCGAGGCCACCTTCGTCCTGGAGTGA
- a CDS encoding branched-chain amino acid aminotransferase yields the protein MVAQFRWIPTDHPSPRHTREEILADPGFGRHFTDHMATAVWSPDAGWHDHRVGALEPFTMHPGAAVLHYAQEILEGLKAFRHADGSVWLFRPELNARRFAASARRLVLPELDEETFVESVVALVRADEAWVPPYGGEQSLYLRPFMFASEAFLGVRPARHVTYCVLASPAGSYFPNGVTGVTLWVSTTYSRASIGGTGAAKCGGNYAASLAPQREALDHGCEQVLYLGGEGRRSIDESGTMNVFFVTRDHRLLTPGLGTILDGVTRDSVLTLATEHGLEPEQRAIDLDELRAGFADGSLTEAFAAGTAAVITPIVGLKSDEFAFTIGDGTPGRHTRQFRQRLLDIQSGRAADPYGWMRRVR from the coding sequence ATGGTCGCGCAGTTCCGGTGGATCCCCACCGACCACCCGTCCCCGCGGCACACCCGGGAGGAGATCCTCGCCGATCCCGGGTTCGGCCGGCACTTCACCGACCACATGGCGACGGCGGTGTGGTCACCGGACGCCGGCTGGCACGACCACCGGGTGGGCGCGCTGGAGCCGTTCACCATGCACCCCGGCGCGGCGGTCCTGCACTACGCGCAGGAGATCCTCGAGGGACTCAAGGCCTTCCGGCACGCCGACGGCAGCGTCTGGCTGTTCCGCCCGGAGCTCAACGCCCGCCGGTTCGCCGCCTCGGCCCGCCGGCTGGTCCTCCCCGAGCTGGACGAGGAGACCTTCGTCGAGAGCGTGGTCGCGCTGGTCCGCGCCGACGAGGCATGGGTGCCGCCGTACGGGGGTGAGCAGAGCCTGTACCTGCGCCCGTTCATGTTCGCCTCGGAGGCGTTCCTCGGGGTGCGACCGGCCCGGCACGTCACCTACTGCGTGCTGGCCAGCCCGGCCGGGTCGTACTTCCCGAACGGGGTCACCGGCGTCACGCTCTGGGTCAGCACCACCTATAGTCGGGCGTCGATCGGCGGCACCGGCGCGGCCAAGTGCGGCGGCAACTACGCGGCGAGTCTGGCCCCGCAGCGGGAAGCCCTGGACCATGGCTGCGAACAGGTGCTCTACCTGGGCGGCGAGGGCCGGCGCAGCATCGACGAGTCGGGCACCATGAACGTCTTCTTCGTGACCCGCGACCACCGGCTGCTCACCCCCGGGCTGGGCACCATCCTCGACGGGGTGACCCGGGACAGCGTGCTCACCCTGGCCACCGAGCACGGGTTGGAGCCGGAGCAGCGCGCGATCGACCTGGACGAGTTGCGGGCCGGCTTCGCCGACGGGTCGCTGACCGAGGCCTTCGCGGCCGGCACGGCCGCCGTGATCACCCCGATCGTCGGGCTGAAGAGCGACGAATTCGCCTTCACCATCGGGGACGGGACGCCGGGCCGGCACACCCGGCAGTTCCGGCAACGGTTGCTCGACATCCAGTCCGGTCGGGCCGCCGACCCGTACGGCTGGATGCGCCGGGTCCGGTAG
- a CDS encoding family 43 glycosylhydrolase — MPSAVPRNHHPATPTPRRTTRTRAFAAATLLTLLAALTPAVATRADAAAADVTDGLLLRYDLDQRTGTTITDTSGHGNDGTLVGGGTWTGPDGLLLDGVDDHVKLPNNILAGLSSVTVAVDVLVDPTQQTPYFLWGLGNPATSAAGTGYLFASGDAFRAGITTTNWSGEKVTGTGGNLARGVWKSVVYTQTGTTGTLYADGVQVARNTAVTVPPSAVGNGVTTANHLGRSNYGTDRFLKGRVANFRIYDRALTAAEVAVVAQPEESDQTRAETAAAALSLVHADDVRGNLTMPATGRHGATVTWHSARPEVVAADGVVRRPAHGAGDATVPLTATVTVGSATAERTITLTVRELPAPAPYAGYAFSYFTGNSIAGEKIYFAASRGNNALQWTEVNGGQPKLESTHGTLGLRDPFLIRSPEGDRFFLIATDLSIGRNGDWDAAQRRGSRYLEVWESTDLVNWSAQRHVEVSPPTAGNTWAPEAYWDAARGEYLVFWASKLFAENDPDHTGNTYNRMLAATTRDFVTFSPATVWQDRGESRIDSTMIREGDTYYRFTKDEGGGGTGCSDIIQERSTSLTAVDLPGRPAWTMLDSCIGRDAGTSAVEGPTVFKANPGDTSGSRYYLFVDEYGGRGYIPLGTDDLAKPDWKVPASYRLPASPRHGTVIPVTRAELDALTDAPPPVSANADGVVAHYRLDQAGGSTVTDDSGNGHHATLAGDARWDDGSLTLGGANGHVDLPDNIMAGLDEITVSVDVNIAADQATPYFLWGLGNTDSAGVGNGYLFTTGNDYRTSITLGNWTGEQTVTGGRAVPRGSWRTLTYTLNRAGTARIYLDGVRVAEKTGLTVAPGDIGGGRTTANYLGRSQYASDRYLKGRVRDFSLYNRALTDAEVAALGSNGTSVVSVELDSLKVPAIVDAATGTITLPVRPGTDLTTLAPRYLVAPTSTVKPTGPRNYTRPVTVTVTSAAGASRAWTVRAVPMNTPVLPGFNADPNIVRFGDTYYIYATTDGFPGWGSSTFTVWSSRNLVDWTAHDTILDLGPDISWADTNAWAPAAIEKNGKYYLYFSAQQNIGVAVADSPLGPFVDPLGKPLVSKADYGNAQQIDPAVFTDDDGQSYLYWGNGTPYVVPLNADMISYDVGRRVRLTGLTGFREGLFLHKRQGVYYLSWSIDDTGSENYRVGYGIGSSPLGPFTSKGEILTKDPAQGILGTGHHSVVQVPGTDDWYVAYHRFAIPGGDGTHRETTVDRLYFADDGTIKPVVPTLSGVEPLRYRGGQPRLRITDPGADGWYGANAALTLTHGELIRLVEYQIDGGGWFPYREPVALPAGRHTVEYRAQGVNLFWSAPWATSVQVDRVAPTAEATLAHRALVVTGRDAGSGVARVEYRLDGGEWTTWTGPVPLDDQAHGVRYRAVDVAGNVGEVAVLRVPAVR, encoded by the coding sequence ATGCCCTCAGCAGTTCCCCGGAACCACCACCCCGCCACCCCCACCCCCCGCCGCACCACCCGCACCCGGGCGTTCGCCGCCGCCACGCTGCTCACCCTGCTCGCCGCACTGACCCCCGCCGTGGCGACAAGGGCCGACGCGGCTGCCGCCGACGTCACCGACGGGCTGTTGCTGCGCTACGACCTCGACCAGCGCACCGGCACCACGATCACCGACACCTCCGGGCACGGCAACGACGGCACCCTGGTCGGCGGCGGCACCTGGACCGGCCCGGACGGGCTGCTGCTCGACGGTGTCGACGACCACGTCAAGCTGCCGAACAACATCCTGGCCGGCCTGTCGTCGGTCACCGTCGCGGTCGACGTCCTCGTCGACCCGACACAGCAGACCCCGTACTTCCTCTGGGGACTGGGCAACCCGGCCACCTCCGCCGCCGGCACCGGCTACCTGTTCGCCAGCGGCGACGCGTTCCGCGCCGGCATCACCACCACCAACTGGTCCGGCGAGAAGGTCACCGGCACCGGCGGCAACCTGGCCCGGGGGGTGTGGAAGTCGGTCGTCTACACCCAGACCGGCACCACCGGCACCCTCTACGCCGACGGCGTGCAGGTGGCCCGGAACACCGCCGTCACCGTGCCGCCCAGCGCCGTCGGCAACGGCGTCACCACCGCCAACCACCTCGGCCGGTCGAACTACGGCACCGACCGGTTCCTCAAGGGACGGGTGGCGAACTTCAGGATCTACGACCGGGCCCTCACCGCCGCCGAGGTCGCGGTGGTCGCGCAACCCGAGGAGTCCGACCAGACCCGGGCCGAGACGGCCGCCGCCGCGCTGTCCCTGGTGCACGCCGACGACGTACGCGGCAACCTGACCATGCCCGCCACCGGCCGGCACGGCGCGACAGTCACCTGGCACTCGGCCCGGCCCGAGGTGGTCGCCGCCGACGGCGTGGTGCGTCGCCCGGCGCACGGCGCGGGCGACGCGACGGTCCCGCTGACCGCCACCGTCACCGTCGGCAGCGCCACCGCCGAGCGGACCATCACGCTGACCGTCCGTGAGCTGCCGGCCCCCGCGCCGTACGCCGGTTATGCGTTCAGCTACTTCACCGGCAACTCGATCGCCGGGGAGAAGATCTACTTCGCCGCCAGCCGGGGCAACAACGCCCTGCAGTGGACCGAGGTCAACGGCGGCCAGCCGAAGCTGGAGTCGACCCACGGCACGCTGGGCCTGCGCGACCCGTTCCTGATCCGCAGCCCGGAGGGGGACCGGTTCTTCCTGATCGCCACCGACCTGTCGATCGGGCGCAACGGCGACTGGGATGCCGCCCAGCGCCGGGGCAGCCGCTACCTCGAGGTGTGGGAGTCCACCGACCTGGTCAACTGGTCCGCGCAGCGGCACGTCGAGGTGTCCCCACCCACCGCCGGCAACACCTGGGCGCCGGAGGCGTACTGGGACGCGGCGCGCGGTGAGTACCTGGTGTTCTGGGCCTCGAAGCTGTTCGCCGAGAACGACCCCGACCACACCGGCAACACCTACAACCGGATGCTCGCCGCGACCACCCGCGACTTCGTCACGTTCAGCCCGGCGACGGTCTGGCAGGACCGGGGCGAGTCGCGGATCGACTCCACGATGATCCGCGAGGGCGACACCTACTACCGGTTCACCAAGGACGAGGGCGGCGGCGGCACCGGCTGCTCCGACATCATCCAGGAGCGATCGACCTCGCTGACCGCCGTCGACCTGCCCGGCCGGCCCGCCTGGACGATGCTCGACTCGTGCATCGGCCGCGACGCCGGAACCTCCGCCGTCGAGGGCCCCACCGTCTTCAAGGCCAACCCCGGCGACACCTCCGGCTCGCGGTACTACCTCTTCGTCGACGAGTACGGCGGCCGGGGCTACATCCCGCTGGGCACCGACGACCTGGCGAAGCCCGACTGGAAGGTGCCCGCCTCCTACCGGCTGCCGGCCAGCCCCCGCCACGGCACAGTCATCCCGGTCACCCGCGCCGAACTCGACGCGCTCACCGACGCGCCGCCACCGGTGAGCGCCAACGCCGACGGTGTGGTCGCCCACTACCGGCTCGACCAGGCAGGCGGCAGCACGGTCACCGACGACTCCGGCAACGGCCACCACGCCACGCTGGCCGGCGACGCCCGCTGGGACGACGGCAGCCTCACCCTCGGCGGCGCCAACGGCCACGTCGACCTGCCCGACAACATCATGGCCGGGCTGGACGAGATCACCGTGTCGGTGGACGTCAACATCGCCGCCGACCAGGCCACCCCGTACTTCCTCTGGGGGCTCGGCAACACCGACTCCGCAGGCGTCGGCAACGGTTACCTGTTCACCACCGGCAACGACTACCGCACCTCGATCACCCTGGGCAACTGGACCGGCGAGCAGACCGTCACCGGTGGCCGGGCGGTGCCCCGGGGCTCGTGGCGGACCCTGACGTACACCCTGAACCGGGCCGGCACGGCGCGGATCTACCTGGACGGGGTGCGCGTCGCCGAGAAGACCGGGCTGACCGTCGCGCCCGGCGACATCGGCGGCGGCCGGACCACGGCCAACTACCTCGGCCGCTCCCAGTACGCCAGCGACCGTTACCTCAAGGGCCGGGTACGCGACTTCTCCCTCTACAACCGGGCGCTCACCGACGCCGAGGTCGCCGCGCTGGGCAGCAACGGCACCAGCGTGGTCTCCGTCGAACTCGACAGCCTCAAGGTGCCGGCCATCGTGGACGCCGCCACCGGCACCATCACCCTGCCGGTCCGGCCGGGCACCGACCTGACCACCCTCGCCCCGCGCTACCTGGTCGCGCCGACCTCCACGGTCAAGCCCACCGGGCCGCGCAACTACACCCGGCCGGTGACGGTCACCGTCACCAGCGCCGCCGGGGCCAGCCGGGCCTGGACGGTCCGGGCGGTGCCGATGAACACCCCGGTGCTTCCCGGCTTCAACGCCGACCCGAACATCGTCCGGTTCGGCGACACCTACTACATCTACGCCACCACCGACGGCTTCCCCGGCTGGGGCAGCTCGACGTTCACCGTCTGGTCCAGCCGGAACCTGGTCGACTGGACCGCCCACGACACCATCCTCGACCTCGGGCCGGACATCAGCTGGGCGGACACCAACGCCTGGGCGCCGGCGGCGATCGAGAAGAACGGGAAGTACTACCTCTACTTCTCGGCGCAGCAGAACATCGGTGTCGCGGTGGCCGACTCGCCGCTCGGGCCGTTCGTCGACCCGCTCGGCAAACCCCTGGTGAGCAAGGCCGACTACGGCAACGCCCAGCAGATCGACCCGGCGGTCTTCACCGACGACGACGGGCAGAGCTACCTCTACTGGGGCAACGGCACCCCGTACGTGGTCCCGCTGAACGCCGACATGATCTCGTACGACGTCGGCAGGCGGGTCCGGCTGACCGGGCTCACCGGCTTCCGCGAGGGCCTGTTCCTGCACAAGCGACAGGGCGTCTACTACCTGTCCTGGTCGATCGACGACACCGGCAGTGAGAACTACCGGGTCGGCTACGGCATCGGCAGCAGCCCGCTCGGGCCGTTCACCAGCAAGGGTGAGATCCTCACCAAGGACCCGGCCCAGGGCATCCTCGGCACCGGTCACCACTCGGTCGTCCAGGTTCCGGGCACCGACGACTGGTACGTGGCGTACCACAGGTTCGCCATCCCGGGCGGCGACGGCACCCACCGGGAGACCACCGTCGACCGGCTGTACTTCGCGGACGACGGCACCATCAAGCCGGTGGTGCCCACGCTGAGCGGTGTCGAGCCGTTGCGCTACCGGGGCGGGCAGCCCCGGCTGCGGATCACCGATCCCGGCGCGGACGGCTGGTACGGCGCCAACGCGGCGCTCACCCTGACCCACGGGGAGCTGATCCGGCTGGTCGAGTACCAGATCGACGGGGGAGGCTGGTTCCCGTACCGGGAGCCGGTGGCCCTGCCGGCGGGCCGGCACACGGTGGAGTACCGGGCGCAGGGGGTCAACCTGTTCTGGAGCGCGCCCTGGGCGACGTCGGTGCAGGTGGACCGGGTCGCGCCGACCGCCGAGGCGACGCTCGCCCACCGCGCCCTGGTGGTCACCGGCCGGGACGCCGGCTCCGGGGTCGCCCGGGTCGAGTACCGGCTCGACGGTGGGGAGTGGACCACCTGGACCGGGCCGGTGCCGCTGGACGACCAGGCACACGGGGTGCGCTACCGCGCGGTCGACGTCGCCGGCAACGTCGGCGAGGTGGCCGTCCTGAGGGTTCCCGCCGTGCGCTGA
- a CDS encoding GNAT family N-acetyltransferase — MTDAPDRERFEARDETAALAGVVTYQLTGAIIAYTHTEVDPAFEGRGVGSTLARAVMDDARSRGRTVVPICPFLRDWLDRHPEYADVVVRSTRRIK; from the coding sequence GTGACAGACGCGCCGGACCGGGAACGGTTCGAGGCGCGCGACGAGACCGCAGCGCTGGCCGGGGTCGTCACCTACCAGCTGACCGGTGCCATCATCGCCTACACGCACACCGAGGTCGATCCGGCCTTCGAGGGGCGAGGGGTCGGGTCGACCCTGGCCCGCGCGGTGATGGACGACGCCCGGTCCCGGGGGCGGACGGTGGTGCCGATCTGCCCGTTCCTGCGTGACTGGCTGGATCGGCACCCGGAGTACGCGGACGTCGTGGTCCGGTCCACCCGCAGGATCAAGTAG
- a CDS encoding AraC family transcriptional regulator has product MDADPEAGVKTPPWQRFTLTDVDEVRAFFRATFADISVLHESVGPEGVELQGMGLALGDVALTGLRYSAGIRVAGVARDLVNIIQVRAGRLVVADSRDSYRVTPGHVALIPADVTLELECDALESFTVGLPTTLLDEVARGGEGGDPVVRFEGIRPRSTGLERHWLGTLAYVQQVVLADADLIANPLIVGQVRHMLATAALAVFPCATTVPRQRAPANLSPAVVRRAMDYVDAHIDRYVSLVELAGAAGVSARGLQYAFRRYQDTTPARYARRVRLERAHQDLLDGDPANGDTVTAIAARWGFTDAKRFATDYRAAYGQPPSHTLRA; this is encoded by the coding sequence GTGGACGCCGATCCCGAGGCCGGGGTGAAGACGCCGCCCTGGCAGCGGTTCACGTTGACTGATGTCGACGAGGTGCGCGCCTTCTTCCGGGCCACCTTCGCCGACATCTCCGTCCTGCACGAATCCGTCGGGCCCGAGGGGGTGGAGCTGCAGGGCATGGGCCTCGCGCTCGGCGACGTCGCGTTGACCGGCCTGCGGTACTCGGCCGGTATCCGGGTGGCCGGCGTCGCGCGTGACCTCGTCAACATCATTCAGGTGCGAGCCGGACGACTCGTCGTCGCCGACAGCCGGGACAGCTACCGGGTGACACCCGGCCATGTGGCGCTAATACCCGCCGACGTCACGCTCGAGCTGGAATGCGATGCCCTGGAGTCGTTCACCGTCGGGCTCCCCACGACGTTGCTCGACGAGGTCGCCCGCGGCGGGGAGGGCGGCGACCCGGTGGTGCGTTTCGAGGGCATCCGACCGAGGTCGACCGGCCTGGAACGGCACTGGCTGGGGACGCTGGCGTACGTGCAGCAGGTGGTGCTGGCCGATGCCGACCTGATCGCCAATCCGCTGATCGTCGGGCAGGTCCGGCACATGCTGGCGACGGCGGCACTGGCGGTCTTCCCGTGCGCCACCACCGTCCCTCGGCAGCGTGCCCCGGCCAACCTCTCGCCCGCCGTCGTACGCCGGGCGATGGACTACGTGGACGCGCACATCGACCGGTACGTGTCGCTGGTGGAGCTGGCCGGGGCAGCCGGGGTGTCCGCCCGGGGGTTGCAGTACGCGTTCCGCCGCTACCAGGACACCACCCCCGCCCGGTACGCCCGCCGGGTCCGGCTGGAGCGGGCCCACCAGGATCTGCTCGACGGTGACCCGGCGAACGGTGACACGGTCACGGCGATCGCCGCCCGGTGGGGGTTCACGGACGCGAAGCGGTTCGCCACCGACTACCGCGCCGCCTACGGCCAACCGCCGAGCCACACGCTGCGGGCCTGA
- a CDS encoding lasso RiPP family leader peptide-containing protein, translating to MERSEIDGTRTTPHAPGYQPPTVTRLGTLAELTRGGTVGPDDGLGGNGDASLG from the coding sequence ATGGAACGCAGCGAAATCGACGGCACCCGGACAACACCGCACGCCCCGGGCTACCAGCCCCCGACAGTCACCCGGCTGGGCACCCTCGCCGAACTCACCCGGGGTGGCACCGTCGGCCCGGACGACGGGCTGGGCGGTAACGGCGACGCCTCGCTCGGCTGA